Proteins from a single region of Paenibacillus sp. BIHB 4019:
- a CDS encoding helix-turn-helix domain-containing protein: MHRQSHLLTLPNMPYFCFPESVGNYSEQPEHSVHREAGALNNFNIHYVASGKGFVELEGVVHELRAGEAVLYFPLQKQRYYSSKDEPWDIRWLHFYGGSGLRDYLIEQGLHKSPLWRLRQPAVWERAHEELLSEAETYRMLHPAHLSMLTYALLTIFVEQAVALNQGKAETSADRIMELLPLMQQEAVKPFILDEWADRLGVTPYYFCKLFRAATRMTPMDFITRCRLQAAKQWLLERKDDNIGQIAEEAGYPSVSYFNKRFMQHEGMTPTAYRRLYGMHGKE; encoded by the coding sequence TTGCATCGTCAGAGCCATTTGCTTACACTTCCGAATATGCCTTACTTTTGTTTTCCGGAATCGGTTGGAAATTACAGTGAACAGCCCGAGCATAGCGTACATCGGGAAGCGGGCGCCCTGAATAATTTTAATATCCATTATGTCGCATCGGGCAAAGGATTTGTCGAATTGGAAGGTGTCGTTCATGAGCTGCGCGCGGGGGAGGCGGTGCTGTATTTTCCACTGCAAAAGCAGCGGTATTACAGCAGCAAGGATGAGCCGTGGGATATACGCTGGCTTCACTTTTATGGCGGCAGCGGGCTCCGCGATTATTTGATTGAGCAGGGCTTGCATAAAAGCCCTTTATGGAGGCTTCGCCAGCCTGCGGTTTGGGAGAGGGCTCATGAGGAGCTGCTGAGCGAGGCAGAGACGTACCGCATGCTGCATCCGGCGCATCTCTCTATGCTTACTTATGCGTTGCTTACAATATTCGTCGAGCAGGCAGTGGCGCTGAATCAGGGCAAGGCGGAAACGTCCGCTGACCGAATTATGGAGCTGCTTCCGCTTATGCAGCAGGAGGCGGTGAAGCCGTTTATTTTGGATGAATGGGCGGATAGGCTCGGAGTGACGCCTTATTATTTCTGTAAGCTGTTTCGAGCGGCGACGAGGATGACGCCAATGGATTTTATTACGCGCTGTCGCCTGCAAGCGGCCAAGCAATGGCTGTTGGAGCGGAAGGATGACAACATTGGGCAAATTGCCGAGGAAGCTGGCTATCCGAGCGTCAGCTATTTCAATAAGCGTTTTATGCAGCATGAAGGCATGACGCCGACTGCTTACCGCCGACTGTACGGGATGCATGGCAAGGAATAA
- a CDS encoding Gfo/Idh/MocA family oxidoreductase, producing MSKKLKWGILGCANIAKRAVIPGLHLSELNEVAAIASRDGDKAKQTAEQLQIPTAYDSYEALLADSSIDVLYIPLPNHLHKEWAIKAAAAGKHILCEKPLALTAREAAEMAEAADQAGVLLSEAFMYRYHPRYETIKDLIANGAIGEVRGIRSAFTFNNAGDKANVRYRKAWGGGSLYDVGCYPINAARLLLGKEPEAVTVNAQFSPEHDDVDMMASGLIEFEGNVSLTFDCGMWSAFRNPLEVLGSDGIIEVPSAFITPTPESGTIFVTSGGERKEVEVPYVNAYTEQADHMARAITEGKALAFGAADAIRNMKVIDACLQSARERQRVIL from the coding sequence ATGAGCAAAAAGTTAAAATGGGGCATTCTGGGCTGTGCTAATATTGCGAAACGCGCGGTCATTCCAGGATTGCATTTATCTGAATTAAATGAAGTAGCTGCCATCGCCAGCCGCGACGGAGACAAGGCCAAGCAAACCGCCGAACAACTCCAAATTCCGACTGCATACGACAGCTACGAAGCCCTTTTGGCGGACAGCTCCATCGACGTCCTTTATATACCGCTCCCTAACCACCTGCATAAGGAATGGGCGATCAAGGCTGCTGCGGCCGGCAAACATATTTTATGCGAAAAACCGCTTGCCCTTACGGCTCGCGAAGCGGCAGAAATGGCTGAAGCCGCTGATCAAGCTGGCGTTCTGCTTTCCGAGGCTTTTATGTATCGCTACCACCCCCGTTATGAAACGATTAAAGACTTGATTGCAAACGGTGCCATCGGTGAAGTACGCGGCATTCGCAGTGCTTTTACGTTTAACAATGCTGGCGATAAAGCGAACGTCCGCTATCGCAAGGCTTGGGGCGGCGGCTCCCTCTACGATGTAGGCTGCTATCCGATTAATGCAGCGCGCCTATTGCTGGGCAAGGAGCCCGAAGCGGTAACGGTAAACGCCCAATTTTCACCCGAGCATGATGATGTGGATATGATGGCGTCCGGGCTCATCGAATTCGAGGGCAATGTATCGCTCACCTTCGATTGCGGCATGTGGTCCGCCTTCCGCAATCCGCTTGAAGTATTAGGCAGCGATGGAATCATTGAGGTTCCTTCCGCTTTTATTACCCCTACCCCGGAAAGCGGCACGATTTTCGTCACATCTGGCGGCGAGCGCAAGGAAGTTGAAGTCCCATATGTAAATGCCTATACCGAGCAAGCCGACCATATGGCACGTGCCATTACGGAAGGTAAAGCTCTAGCCTTCGGTGCCGCGGATGCCATCCGCAATATGAAAGTAATTGATGCCTGCCTGCAGTCTGCACGCGAGCGCCAAAGAGTTATTTTGTAA
- a CDS encoding aldo/keto reductase produces MEYLKVQGLDKPVSRLMKGSDYFYHDRYDKAAANLDAFFAIGGNSIDSAHIYCGGQSEEVIGRYLKEKGNREQWVILTKGAHHDQNGPRVSSEAIRSDLNTSLERLQSGYIDMYALHRDDPAVPAGEVIEILNEHVASGAVRTIGVSNWTWQRIKEANDYAAAKGLVGFSFNSPNFSLAKANEPFWAGCVSADEETSAWHEATQMPLFSWSSQARGFFTERFTPEDRSNADLVRVFYSDGNWERLERAKQLAARKGVTAIQIALAYVLNQPFPTCALIGAQSLEELKSCDEGSLVTLTAEERNWLDLTSENQG; encoded by the coding sequence ATGGAATATTTAAAGGTGCAAGGCTTGGACAAACCGGTATCCCGGCTAATGAAAGGCTCGGATTATTTTTATCATGACCGCTATGATAAAGCTGCGGCAAACTTGGATGCGTTTTTCGCCATCGGCGGCAATTCCATTGATTCGGCCCATATTTACTGCGGCGGCCAAAGCGAGGAAGTTATCGGCCGTTATTTGAAAGAGAAAGGCAATCGGGAGCAGTGGGTCATTTTGACTAAAGGCGCACACCATGACCAAAATGGCCCTCGTGTAAGCAGTGAAGCGATTCGCAGCGATTTGAACACCAGCCTTGAGCGGCTGCAATCAGGCTACATTGATATGTATGCGCTGCACCGCGATGATCCAGCTGTTCCCGCTGGCGAGGTCATTGAAATTTTGAACGAGCATGTCGCTTCAGGCGCCGTTCGGACGATTGGCGTGTCCAACTGGACATGGCAGCGTATTAAGGAAGCCAATGATTATGCGGCAGCCAAAGGTTTGGTTGGCTTTTCCTTCAATAGCCCTAACTTCAGCCTGGCAAAAGCAAACGAACCGTTCTGGGCAGGCTGCGTTTCCGCTGATGAGGAGACATCCGCGTGGCATGAAGCAACGCAAATGCCGTTATTTTCATGGTCGTCCCAAGCCAGAGGCTTCTTCACGGAACGCTTTACACCTGAGGATCGCTCGAATGCCGATCTGGTTCGCGTCTTCTATAGCGACGGCAACTGGGAGCGGCTGGAGCGTGCCAAGCAGCTTGCTGCTCGCAAAGGGGTTACTGCCATTCAAATCGCACTCGCTTACGTGCTGAACCAGCCGTTCCCTACCTGCGCTTTAATAGGCGCACAATCGCTGGAAGAGCTGAAATCCTGCGATGAGGGCTCGCTCGTTACATTGACAGCGGAAGAGCGGAATTGGCTGGATCTGACCTCGGAAAATCAAGGCTAG
- a CDS encoding S-layer homology domain-containing protein, with protein sequence MNRFIDVAAAAITPTTVTFTTNEATAWNDGIAEDGEGGSANIAGINMQFYNISDTSGTIIPEKLIHGDTEQNDSFYALTSYASNIASGWKGMGIQSSDGAEFRLKEFFYSNWGGSASITVVGYRNGTEVGNTSFITDELVNYYDSKTVILGSAFYNVDKVLLYSTGPTWHGINNIQINEPIITNAAAPTIGTQPTDKTVNVGGSASLSVAANGSATLSYQWYSNSTNSNVGGTLIGGATSASYSAPTSSAGTTYYYVVVTNTDSSASGNQTATATSNAAKVTVNALTHAVTPTIGTQPTDKTVNVGGSASLSVAASGSATLSYQWYSNSTNSNVGGTLIGGATSASYSAPTSSAGTTYYYVVVTNTDSSASGNQTATATSNAAKVTVNALTHAVTPTIGTQPTDKTVNVGGSASLSVAASGSATLSYQWYSNSTNSNVGGTLIGGATSASYSAPTSSAGTTYYYVVVTNTDSSATGNQTATTTSNAAKVTVNALTHAATPTIGTQPTDKTVNVGGSASLSVAASGSATLSYQWYSNSTNSNVGGTLIGGATSASYSAPTSSAGTTYYYVVVTNTDSSATGNQTAAVTSNVAIVTVNALTNASTPTINTEPTDKNVNVGGSANLSVAASSDATLSYQWYSNSTNSNVGGTPIGGATSASYSAPTSSAGTTYYYVVITNTDSSATGNPIATATSNVSTVTVNALTNASTPTIDTEPTDKTVNVGDSANLSIAASGSATLSYQWYSNSTNGNVGGTPIGGATSASYSAPTSSAGTIYYYVVVTNTDSSATGNQTATATSNVATVTVNALTNAPAPTIDTEPTDKTVNVGDSANLSIAASGDATLSYQWYSNSTNSTVGGTPIGGATSASYSAPTSSAGTTYYYVVVTNTDSSATGNQTATATSNVATVTVNALTNASTPTIDTEPTDKTVNVGDSANLSIAASGDATLSYQWYSNSTNSTVGGTPIGGATSTSYSAPTSSAGTTYYYVVVTNTDSSATGNQTATATSNVATVTVNALTNASTPTIDTEPTDKTVNVGDSANLSIAASGDAILSYQWYSNSTNSNVGGTPIGGATSASYSAPTSSAGSTYYYVVITNTDSSATGNQAATVTSNAAGVTVNALIAPDQPQNLVVLGGDQQVTLNWSPSAGASYYDIFIANASGQYSNTPIATVTGTSTIVQNLSNGTAYYFVVKAGGTGGLSLPSNEASTTPATVATAPTNVTAAAGNGQATVSFTAPADNGGSLITAYQITVSPGNATVTGTASPITITGLTNGTSYTFTVKALNAAGESTASTVSNAVTPFTSTSNSGSGGSSTAVQPTDSTTTRNGVEVWINGKVENIGTSITSIINNRSTTTIIVDQKSLEQKLAEEGKFAVVTIPVSSQSDVIIGEINGQMLKTMEDYQATLEIRTDRASYKIPVLQINSSFVSAQLGNALSLQDIKIQITISTPTADMKNVVNNAVAKEGLTLAAPAIEFTVKGIYGNKAFELTKFNTYVQRSIAIPSGIDPNKITTGVVVEPDGTVRHVPTKVVQENGTYFAQVNSLTNSTYAIVWYPFEFSDVTQHWAKKAVNDMGSRMIIEGNENGLFNPNRDITRAEFAAVIVRGLGLRLENGTASFSDVSASDWYSSAIHTAYAYHLIDGFEDGTFRPNDKITREQAMVIIAKAMTLTNLKAQLANEAAAQTLLPYKDAANAAEWAKNGIADSVLAGIVTGRTSTELAPKAFITRAEVAAIMQRLLQKSNLIQ encoded by the coding sequence ATGAATCGATTCATAGACGTGGCTGCTGCTGCCATCACACCCACAACTGTCACGTTTACCACGAATGAAGCAACGGCGTGGAACGACGGTATTGCCGAAGACGGCGAGGGTGGATCTGCCAATATCGCAGGTATTAATATGCAGTTTTACAATATCAGCGATACGAGCGGCACAATTATTCCAGAAAAGCTGATACATGGTGATACTGAGCAAAATGACTCTTTCTATGCTTTGACTAGTTATGCTTCTAATATAGCTAGCGGTTGGAAAGGCATGGGGATACAATCTTCTGACGGAGCCGAGTTTCGGTTGAAGGAATTTTTTTACTCTAATTGGGGCGGATCTGCTTCTATTACTGTAGTAGGCTATCGTAATGGAACGGAAGTGGGAAATACTTCATTTATTACAGATGAATTAGTGAATTATTACGATTCGAAAACAGTGATATTAGGATCAGCTTTTTACAATGTTGATAAGGTGCTTCTCTATTCAACAGGCCCAACCTGGCATGGTATTAATAATATTCAAATCAATGAACCAATCATCACTAATGCGGCTGCGCCAACGATTGGCACTCAGCCGACTGATAAGACCGTGAACGTGGGCGGCAGTGCAAGCCTGAGTGTCGCGGCTAACGGCAGCGCGACGCTTAGCTACCAATGGTACAGTAATTCGACGAACAGCAACGTTGGCGGGACGCTTATTGGCGGTGCGACTAGCGCTTCTTATTCAGCACCAACTTCTAGTGCAGGCACGACTTACTATTATGTTGTCGTAACGAATACAGACAGCAGCGCATCAGGCAATCAGACTGCTACGGCTACCAGCAATGCAGCTAAGGTTACCGTGAACGCTCTTACTCATGCTGTAACTCCAACTATTGGCACTCAGCCGACTGATAAGACCGTGAACGTGGGCGGCAGTGCAAGCCTGAGTGTCGCGGCTAGCGGCAGCGCGACGCTTAGCTACCAATGGTACAGTAATTCGACGAACAGCAACGTTGGCGGGACGCTTATTGGCGGTGCGACTAGCGCTTCTTATTCAGCACCAACTTCTAGTGCAGGCACGACTTACTATTATGTTGTCGTAACTAATACAGACAGCAGCGCATCAGGCAATCAGACTGCTACGGCTACCAGCAATGCAGCTAAGGTTACCGTGAACGCTCTTACTCATGCTGTAACTCCAACTATTGGCACTCAGCCGACTGATAAGACCGTGAACGTGGGCGGCAGTGCAAGCCTGAGTGTCGCGGCTAGCGGCAGCGCGACGCTTAGCTACCAATGGTACAGTAATTCGACGAACAGCAACGTTGGCGGGACACTTATCGGCGGTGCGACTAGCGCTTCGTATTCAGCTCCAACTTCTAGTGCAGGTACGACTTACTACTACGTTGTCGTGACCAATACGGACAGCAGTGCTACAGGGAACCAGACTGCTACGACTACTAGTAATGCAGCTAAGGTTACCGTGAATGCTCTTACTCATGCTGCAACTCCAACTATTGGCACTCAGCCGACTGATAAGACCGTGAACGTGGGCGGCAGTGCAAGCCTGAGTGTCGCGGCTAGCGGCAGCGCGACGCTTAGCTACCAATGGTACAGTAATTCGACGAACAGCAACGTTGGCGGGACACTTATCGGCGGGGCGACTAGCGCTTCGTATTCAGCTCCAACTTCTAGTGCAGGTACGACTTACTACTACGTTGTCGTGACCAATACGGACAGCAGTGCAACAGGAAACCAGACTGCTGCGGTTACCAGTAATGTTGCAATCGTAACCGTGAATGCGTTAACCAACGCTTCCACTCCTACTATCAATACAGAACCAACGGATAAAAACGTAAACGTAGGCGGCAGCGCAAACCTGAGCGTGGCAGCTAGCAGCGATGCAACACTGAGCTATCAGTGGTATAGCAATTCAACTAACAGCAACGTGGGCGGGACGCCTATCGGCGGTGCAACCAGCGCTTCTTACTCAGCGCCAACTTCCAGCGCAGGTACGACTTACTACTATGTTGTCATCACAAACACAGACAGCAGCGCGACGGGTAACCCAATCGCTACGGCTACCAGTAATGTTTCTACCGTAACTGTGAATGCATTAACCAACGCTTCCACTCCTACTATCGATACTGAGCCAACGGATAAGACTGTGAACGTGGGCGACAGCGCGAACCTGAGCATCGCGGCTAGCGGCAGCGCGACGCTTAGCTATCAGTGGTATAGCAATTCAACTAACGGCAACGTGGGCGGGACGCCTATCGGCGGTGCAACTAGCGCTTCTTACTCAGCGCCAACTTCCAGCGCGGGCACGATTTACTACTACGTTGTCGTGACCAATACGGACAGCAGTGCTACAGGGAACCAAACCGCTACGGCTACCAGTAATGTTGCAACCGTAACCGTGAATGCGTTAACCAACGCTCCCGCTCCTACTATCGATACTGAGCCAACGGATAAAACTGTGAACGTGGGCGACAGTGCGAACCTGAGCATCGCGGCTAGTGGCGATGCAACACTGAGCTATCAGTGGTACAGCAATTCAACCAACAGCACGGTTGGCGGTACGCCTATCGGCGGTGCGACTAGCGCTTCTTACTCAGCACCAACTTCCAGCGCGGGCACGACTTACTACTACGTTGTCGTGACCAATACAGACAGCAGTGCTACAGGGAACCAGACTGCTACGGCTACTAGCAATGTAGCAACCGTAACCGTGAATGCATTAACCAACGCATCCACTCCTACTATCGATACTGAGCCAACGGATAAAACTGTGAACGTAGGCGACAGTGCGAACCTGAGCATCGCGGCTAGTGGCGATGCAACACTGAGCTATCAGTGGTACAGCAATTCAACCAACAGCACGGTTGGCGGTACGCCTATCGGCGGTGCGACTAGCACTTCTTACTCAGCACCAACTTCCAGCGCGGGCACGACTTACTACTACGTTGTCGTGACCAATACAGACAGCAGTGCTACAGGGAACCAGACTGCTACGGCTACTAGCAATGTAGCAACCGTAACCGTGAATGCATTAACCAACGCATCCACTCCTACTATCGATACTGAGCCAACGGATAAAACTGTGAACGTAGGCGACAGTGCGAACCTGAGCATCGCGGCTAGTGGCGATGCAATACTGAGCTATCAGTGGTATAGCAATTCAACCAACAGCAACGTGGGCGGTACGCCTATCGGCGGTGCGACTAGCGCTTCTTATTCAGCACCAACTTCCAGCGCAGGTTCGACTTACTACTACGTTGTCATCACAAACACAGACAGCAGCGCGACGGGCAATCAGGCCGCTACAGTTACAAGCAATGCAGCTGGCGTAACGGTTAATGCACTAATCGCACCTGATCAACCGCAAAATCTTGTTGTCCTAGGCGGCGATCAACAAGTCACCTTGAATTGGAGCCCTTCAGCAGGTGCGAGCTATTACGATATTTTTATAGCAAATGCTTCCGGGCAGTACAGCAATACCCCTATCGCAACAGTGACAGGCACTAGCACAATTGTGCAAAATCTAAGCAACGGCACAGCTTATTACTTTGTTGTAAAAGCAGGCGGTACAGGCGGCTTGAGCCTTCCTTCCAATGAAGCAAGCACGACTCCAGCTACCGTTGCCACAGCTCCAACGAACGTCACCGCAGCAGCAGGGAATGGGCAGGCAACTGTTTCCTTCACCGCCCCAGCAGACAACGGCGGGAGCTTAATAACAGCGTATCAAATAACCGTTTCCCCAGGAAACGCAACGGTTACTGGAACAGCCAGCCCTATCACCATTACGGGCTTAACAAATGGTACGAGCTATACTTTTACCGTCAAGGCGCTTAACGCTGCTGGCGAAAGCACAGCTTCTACTGTCTCTAATGCGGTCACGCCATTTACTTCAACTAGCAATAGTGGCAGCGGTGGATCTTCAACTGCTGTACAGCCAACAGATTCGACAACTACCCGTAACGGTGTTGAAGTATGGATCAATGGAAAGGTTGAAAATATCGGCACTTCCATCACTAGCATCATCAACAACCGTTCTACCACGACCATTATAGTTGATCAAAAAAGTCTGGAGCAAAAACTTGCTGAGGAAGGCAAGTTTGCTGTCGTCACGATTCCGGTAAGCAGCCAATCTGATGTCATTATCGGTGAAATTAATGGCCAGATGCTTAAAACGATGGAAGATTATCAAGCGACTCTTGAAATCAGAACAGATCGTGCATCCTACAAAATTCCCGTTTTGCAAATCAACAGCAGCTTTGTTTCTGCCCAGCTAGGCAATGCCCTATCTTTGCAGGACATTAAAATTCAAATTACAATATCCACGCCAACAGCTGATATGAAAAATGTAGTAAACAATGCTGTGGCTAAAGAAGGACTCACGCTCGCCGCTCCTGCCATTGAGTTTACTGTCAAAGGCATCTACGGCAATAAAGCCTTTGAGCTTACCAAATTCAATACTTATGTACAGCGCTCAATCGCTATACCGAGCGGCATTGACCCGAACAAAATTACAACGGGAGTTGTCGTTGAGCCGGATGGAACGGTGCGCCATGTGCCGACAAAGGTCGTCCAAGAGAATGGAACCTATTTTGCACAAGTAAATAGCCTAACCAACAGTACGTATGCGATTGTTTGGTATCCTTTTGAGTTTAGCGATGTCACGCAGCATTGGGCGAAAAAGGCAGTCAACGATATGGGCTCGCGAATGATTATTGAAGGAAATGAAAATGGCCTCTTTAATCCCAATCGCGACATTACTCGCGCAGAGTTTGCGGCCGTAATCGTCCGTGGACTAGGCTTGCGGCTTGAAAACGGTACAGCTTCATTTTCAGATGTATCCGCTTCGGATTGGTACAGCTCCGCCATTCATACCGCTTATGCCTATCATTTAATCGATGGATTTGAAGATGGCACGTTCCGTCCGAACGATAAAATAACACGGGAACAAGCGATGGTCATTATCGCCAAAGCCATGACGCTGACGAATTTGAAAGCCCAGCTTGCGAATGAGGCGGCAGCACAAACTCTTCTTCCTTATAAAGATGCAGCGAATGCTGCTGAATGGGCGAAAAATGGCATAGCCGACAGCGTGCTAGCAGGCATCGTAACTGGAAGAACCAGCACCGAGCTGGCTCCTAAAGCTTTTATTACCAGAGCTGAGGTCGCCGCCATTATGCAAAGACTGCTGCAAAAATCGAATCTGATTCAATAA
- a CDS encoding AraC family transcriptional regulator, producing the protein MNVHDHIVIWNYTYCKLLDVRRIVVKAGEATRPYKAPASLFIMCIRGSAQVQVNGELHHLNRFKILHIGKGAAIDFQASEDGLEYYSVFYKATIPQPAPQPIIQLAERLRPFHTLYEFAPAHPVVLYRCLTDMYKEWNKAEALGQLHAKNLLFQFVHELLNQLKVQGTYSEKRDLAAQIIAIIQKQYAEPITLESLSESLNYSVPHLSSYFKSRTGVSPIDYLIKVRIDRAAALLLETDATLSEIAAGVGYRDPYYLGRLFKKYKGVSPSLFRAEHSANKRVEDCPSTIMRSSIAPPKTLRYTNVADNDYQRSKEGESIMFRELKPSMAAVLLLSFMLLLNACGTQASSNNAAAGAASSTEPSSTPQATASPVPEQEGTKIVSTIMGDVEVPLHPKRVVAGEYLGSLLALGVIPVGTSSHHLSNPYLSDALKEVEDLGDGNGSLEKILSIEPDLIIMDDMYTEMNDQLSKIAPTVIIPYASLKSVHEEVSYFGELLGKEQEATAWLADYDSRIATAKQKVLEVIPAESTFSVLEWIGKDVSAVGANYGKGGQPIYNVFSFKPPAEVAAEIGDPGWATLSNEVLPKYAGDYIVLTTDRQSIDDLKADPIWRSLDAVKNNRVFIWSKERSWYWDPIAILTQTEELADWLVSTKS; encoded by the coding sequence ATGAACGTACATGATCATATCGTGATATGGAATTATACCTATTGCAAACTGCTGGATGTTCGCCGCATTGTTGTGAAAGCGGGAGAAGCCACTCGCCCCTATAAAGCGCCTGCCAGCCTGTTTATTATGTGTATTCGTGGAAGCGCACAGGTACAAGTCAACGGGGAATTGCATCATTTAAACCGTTTTAAGATTTTGCATATCGGTAAAGGAGCAGCCATTGATTTTCAGGCTAGTGAGGACGGCCTTGAATATTATAGTGTTTTTTATAAAGCGACGATTCCGCAGCCTGCGCCGCAGCCCATTATTCAGCTTGCTGAACGGCTGCGCCCTTTTCACACGCTATATGAATTTGCGCCTGCCCATCCTGTCGTTTTATACCGCTGCTTGACCGACATGTACAAGGAATGGAACAAGGCGGAGGCACTTGGACAGCTGCATGCCAAAAACCTGCTTTTCCAGTTCGTCCACGAACTTTTAAATCAATTGAAAGTACAGGGCACTTATTCAGAAAAGCGCGATTTAGCCGCGCAAATCATTGCTATTATTCAGAAGCAATATGCCGAGCCCATCACCCTTGAGTCTTTATCCGAAAGCCTGAATTACAGCGTCCCTCATTTATCCTCCTATTTTAAAAGCCGGACGGGTGTTAGCCCCATTGATTATTTGATCAAAGTCCGCATTGACAGGGCTGCTGCTCTGCTGCTTGAAACCGATGCCACGTTAAGCGAAATAGCGGCTGGCGTCGGCTATCGCGACCCCTATTATTTAGGCAGGCTGTTTAAAAAATATAAAGGCGTCTCTCCCTCCCTATTCAGAGCGGAGCATTCTGCAAATAAACGGGTAGAAGATTGTCCTTCTACAATCATGAGATCCTCCATTGCCCCTCCAAAAACGCTCCGCTATACTAATGTAGCTGATAACGATTATCAACGGAGCAAAGAGGGAGAGTCTATTATGTTTAGAGAATTAAAGCCGTCCATGGCGGCGGTATTACTACTCAGCTTTATGCTGCTTCTCAACGCTTGCGGAACACAAGCGTCTAGCAATAATGCTGCTGCTGGAGCAGCAAGCTCTACAGAACCGAGCAGTACGCCTCAAGCAACGGCTAGCCCCGTGCCTGAGCAAGAAGGAACCAAAATCGTATCGACCATTATGGGCGATGTTGAAGTTCCGCTGCATCCGAAACGCGTAGTGGCTGGAGAATATTTAGGAAGCCTGCTGGCACTCGGTGTGATTCCGGTTGGTACCTCCTCTCACCATCTTTCAAATCCTTATTTAAGCGATGCTTTAAAGGAGGTAGAGGATTTGGGAGACGGTAACGGCAGTCTAGAGAAAATTCTTTCGATAGAGCCAGATCTGATCATTATGGATGACATGTATACTGAAATGAATGATCAGCTAAGCAAAATCGCACCCACTGTTATTATCCCTTATGCTTCGCTTAAATCGGTACATGAGGAAGTTTCCTATTTTGGCGAGCTGCTGGGCAAGGAGCAGGAAGCAACCGCATGGCTTGCCGACTATGATAGCCGTATCGCAACAGCGAAACAAAAAGTGCTTGAGGTCATTCCGGCAGAAAGCACGTTCTCCGTCTTGGAATGGATCGGGAAAGACGTTTCGGCGGTCGGCGCCAACTATGGCAAAGGCGGACAGCCCATTTACAATGTATTTAGCTTTAAGCCTCCTGCTGAAGTAGCTGCTGAGATAGGCGATCCAGGCTGGGCAACCCTATCTAATGAGGTATTGCCTAAATATGCCGGGGATTATATCGTGCTCACGACCGACAGGCAGTCCATCGACGATCTCAAAGCAGACCCGATCTGGAGATCTCTTGACGCCGTCAAAAATAACCGGGTATTTATTTGGAGCAAAGAGCGTTCCTGGTACTGGGACCCGATTGCTATCCTGACCCAAACGGAAGAGCTTGCTGATTGGCTTGTAAGTACGAAATCATAA